A region from the Rutidosis leptorrhynchoides isolate AG116_Rl617_1_P2 unplaced genomic scaffold, CSIRO_AGI_Rlap_v1 contig163, whole genome shotgun sequence genome encodes:
- the LOC139881483 gene encoding uncharacterized protein produces the protein MVRPIPRKCQVCNEAQSKYKCPNCVAPYCSLVCFKKHKEIPCVKPESSETKIGQFHDLGFFKHLVCSPALLVQRPLKVDEPSEVLQKLQLESIASSSEIRMALRDEKLQKLIQDIDSSPDADHQLDKAMESEEFRMFTEKILSAVGP, from the exons ATGGTTCGTCCTATTCCTCGGAAGTGTCAAGTCTGCAATGAAGCTCAATCGAAGTACAAGTGTCCCAATTGTGTAGCTCCTTA CTGTTCTTTGGTTTGCTTTAAGAAACACAAAG AAATTCCATGCGTCAAGCCGGAATCTTCAGAGACAAAAATAGGTCAGTTTCATGACCTTGGATTTTTCAAGCATTTGGTTTGTT CTCCAGCATTGCTAGTGCAACGGCCGTTAAAGGTGGATGAACCAAGTGAAGTTCTGCAAAAGTTGCAGTTGGAATCTATAG CTTCTTCCAGCGAAATCCGAATGGCTTTGAGAGATGAAAAGCTTCAGAAGCTTATCCAGGATATCGATAGCTCCCCAGATGCAGATCAT CAACTTGATAAGGCCATGGAGTCTGAAGAATTTCGCATGTTCACTGAGAAG ATATTATCAGCAGTTGGACCATAA
- the LOC139881475 gene encoding 26S proteasome regulatory subunit 4 homolog A-like, which yields MGQGTPGGLGRQGDRKPGEGNDKKEKKFEPAGPPARVGRKQRKQKGPEAAARFPTVTPVTKCKLRLLKMERIKDYLLMELEFVANQERLKPQEEKVEEDRSKVDDLRGSPMSVGNLEELIDENHAIVSSTVGPEYYVGILSFVDKDQLEPGCSILMHNKVLSVVGLLQDEVDPMVSVMKVEKAPLESYADIGGLDSQIQEIKEAVELPLTHPELYEDIGIKPPKGVILYGEPGTGKTLLAKAVANSTSATFLRVVGSELIQKYLGDGPKLVRELFRVADDLSPSIVFIDEIDAIGTKRYDAHSGGEREIQRTMLELLNQLDGFDSRGDVKVILATNRIESLDPALLRPGRIDRKIEFPLPDIKTRRRIFLIHTSKMTLSDDVNLEEFVMTKDEFSGADIKAICTEAGLLALRERRMKVVHADFKKAKEKVMFKKKEGVPEGLYM from the exons ATGGGTCAGGGAACTCCGGGAGGTTTAGGCCGACAAGGCGATCGGAAACCTGGCGAAGGAAACGACAAGAAGGAGAAGAAATTCGAACCGGCCGGTCCACCAGCTCGCGTCGGCCGTAAACAGCGGAAACAAAAAGGTCCGGAGGCGGCGGCTCGGTTTCCCACCGTCACGCCGGTGACTAAGTGTAAGCTCCGGCTGTTGAAGATGGAACGTATCAAGGATTACCTTCTGATGGAATTGGAATTCGTTGCTAATCAGGAGAGGTTGAAGCCACAAGAAGAGAAAGTGGAAGAGGACAGATCTAAAGTCGACGACTTGAGAGGTTCTCCGATGAGTGTTGGGAATTTGGAAGAACTTATTGATGAGAATCATGCGATTGTTTCCAGCACAGTTGGGCCTGAATACTATGTGGGAATCTTGTCATTTGTTGATAAAGATCAATTGGAACCTGGATGCTCCATTTTGATGCATAATAAG GTTCTTTCGGTTGTTGGGCTTCTACAAGATGAAGTTGATCCAATGGTGTCGGTGATGAAAGTTGAGAAGGCTCCGTTGGAATCTTATGCCGATATTGGTGGGTTAGACTCCCAGATTCAGGAAATTAAAGAAGCAGTTGAGCTTCCTCTTACTCATCCTGAGCTTTATGAAGACATTGGAATCAAACCTCCTAAGGGAGTCATATTGTATGGAGAGCCTGGAACTGGGAAGACCTTGCTTGCTAAG GCTGTTGCAAATTCAACATCGGCAACTTTCTTGCGTGTTGTTGGTAGTGAACTGATTCAAAAGTACTTAGGTGATGGTCCAAAATTGGTTAGAGAACTATTCAGAGTTGCTGATGATCTTTCGCCCTCTATTGTCTTTATCGATGAAATTGATGCTATTGGTACAAAGAG GTATGATGCGCATTCTGGTGGTGAACGTGAAATTCAGAGGACAATGTTGGAACTACTAAATCAGCTGGACGGTTTTGATTCTAGAGGAGATGTCAAGGTTATCCTAGCAACAAATCGAATCGAAAGTCTTGATCCAGCATTGCTTAGGCCTGGTAGAATAGATAGGAAGATCGAGTTTCCTCTGCCTGATATCAAAACAAGGAGGCGTATTTTCCTG ATACATACATCAAAGATGACTCTGTCTGATGATGTCAACTTGGAAGAATTCGTTATGACCAAAGATGAGTTCTCTGGAGCTGATATAAAGGCAATATGCACCGAAGCCGGTTTACTAGCACTTAGAGAGCGCCGAATGAAG GTGGTGCATGCCGACTTCAAGAAGGCAAAGGAAAAGGTGATGTTTAAAAAGAAAGAAGGGGTACCAGAAGGCCTTTATATGTGA